One window of Cydia pomonella isolate Wapato2018A chromosome 5, ilCydPomo1, whole genome shotgun sequence genomic DNA carries:
- the LOC133518401 gene encoding sodium/potassium-transporting ATPase subunit beta-2 produces the protein MADKTKVTEQYYAPPPDLGGWESFRIFLWNSETGQFLGRTGSSWAKILLFYVIFYACLVGFFAGLLAVFYQTLDMKVPKWQLDSSLIGSNPGLGFRPTPDTANVESTLIYYRANDKGSVLKWAKVIDEFLQTYRRKGSGSGEVPGAENRVACSFNSGPLGDKQVCDVPVDDFHPCTPANQYNYELAAPCVFLKLNKIFNWTPKLYNTSDDLPGNMPEDLKQHIKSTAGKNEANMVWVSCEGENPADVENIGPIQYLPRRGFPAFYYPFTNKDGYLSPLVAVLFEKPRTGVLINIECKAWAKNIFYDRYERRGSVHFELMVDRG, from the exons ATGGCGGACAAAACTAAGGTTACTGAGCAATATTACGCGCCGCCGCCCGACCTAGGAGGATGGGAGTCCTTCAGGATCTTCCTGTGGAACTCCGAGACGGGACAGTTCCTTGGCCGCACTGGATCGAGCTGGG CTAAAATCCTACTATTCTACGTGATCTTCTATGCCTGCCTGGTGGGCTTCTTCGCTGGGCTGCTAGCCGTGTTCTACCAGACTCTGGACATGAAGGTGCCTAAGTGGCAGCTGGACAGCTCGCTCATCGGCAGCAACCCTG GTCTCGGATTCCGGCCGACGCCCGATACGGCCAACGTGGAGAGCACGCTGATCTACTACAGGGCCAACGACAAGGGCTCCGTGCTCAAGTGGGCCAAAGTAATCGACGAGTTTTTGCAGA CTTACCGCCGCAAAGGCAGCGGCAGCGGCGAGGTGCCCGGAGCAGAGAACCGCGTGGCCTGCAGTTTCAACTCGGGCCCGCTGGGCGACAAGCAGGTCTGCGACGTGCCCGTCGACGACTTCCACCCCTGCACCCCTGCCAACCAGTACAACTATGAGCTCGCCGCGCCCTGCGTGTTCTTGAAGCTCAATAAG ATTTTCAACTGGACGCCGAAGCTGTACAACACCAGCGACGACCTGCCCGGGAACATGCCAGAGGACCTGAAACAGCACATCAAATCTACC GCCGGCAAGAATGAAGCGAACATGGTGTGGGTGTCCTGCGAGGGTGAGAACCCCGCTGACGTGGAAAACATCGGGCCAATCCAGTACCTCCCCCGGCGCGGGTTTCCTGCTTTCTACTACCCTTTCACCAATAAGGACGGGTATCTGAGTCCACTGGTCGCTGTGCTCTTTGAGAAGCCTAGGA CGGGCGTCCTGATCAACATCGAGTGCAAGGCGTGGGCCAAGAACATCTTCTACGACCGCTACGAGCGGCGCGGCTCAGTCCACTTCGAGCTGATGGTGGACCGCGGTTAA